The following are encoded together in the Anopheles nili chromosome 3, idAnoNiliSN_F5_01, whole genome shotgun sequence genome:
- the LOC128724195 gene encoding tripeptidyl-peptidase 2 → MFGSESANAAVCQNVYKKKKTVDEPAKNSTALGTIVKVNSIVPKEMESVVDVKFPVNSLVPKNETGALNFIRMYPEYDGRDVTIAILDSGVDPRAKGLEKTPNGEVKVIERYDCSGCGDVDTSKTVTAGEDGTITGLSGRKLLLSSTMKSKNAAASEYRVGLKSVHDLSPSRIRERILNDLKVKEWDNLHKKALSEAARELSDFDAKNPSTNLTGKDKLAKEDLEHTLEFLNSCDKKFADLKTSYDCVLFPTKEGWMAVIDTTEKGDLENAVHVLEYSRSYQVVNLDDYLSVSINVHDEGNVLEIVGLCSSHGTHVASIASGYHPDDPELNGVAPAAKIVSLTIGDGRLESMESGTALIRAIIKVMELCEAGRKIDVINMSYGEHGHWSNSGRVGELMSELVNRYGVVWVASAGNHGPALCTIGTPPDISQPSCVGVGAYVSPEMMEAEYALHQKLPANVYTWTSRDPCIDGGFGVTVCAPGAAIASVPQFTMSKAQLMNGTSMSAPHVAGSVGLIISGLKQKSVSYTAFSIKRALWNTATKIDYVDKFAQGNGLLNVGKAFEHLTTYSGLLENKLRFAVTVGNSNAKGIHMRHGVLTKVEDFSVNIEPVFFNEKFADAADKINFNVRLTLIPTESWIQCGSYLDLCYSARKISVKVDPTGLAPGVYRASVKAYDSSCPEKGVLFEIPITVVQPHVIDPKSNEFVRHDLPVDCKPHTIIRDFIQVPKYATWAVIEMRSANPNDTVGGKFFLHTVQILPMKYCKAMEMQKILPVNGTASTIQPVQVEGDHIIEICIAKFWSNFGTLPLRYSVKFHGISPLNGSVMHSASGIHRIDLTALTSEEVLPVVSLKNAAMVLRPSETKVTPLTTRDVIHPARQIYQILLTYHLHMSKGYDVALYTPLFSNILYESEFESQFWMVFDANKMMVRCGDAYSYDKYLKLEKGDYTIRLQVRHEKKELLEKLTEANMVVNFKLASNSLSVDVFKSYNQVLSGAKKMTNCFMVGGTCRPIYLAPISAERLQKASIPSQCSWLEGSITYAKEDIIKKCVAHNFQYVLTEGPSVKKASGGSNNTGSAVTNTAAIVTNGNHVANGSGNVVTVSNGVGNGLANGTASKESRSKWDEYCEGLRDFQTSQIAKLDTENADNLYRAVLKDNPNHLAVHLAMADHFDSTELKHNLPYAFSASFDPTDPTSATLLKVKLLRIAELANSVLKDVDQNALLAYYGMKVDNRSNASKIKIQMDKQKQLLLDACQRKYMVLCKLMIVHNIYDAQDVSQPDYSEELEQLYTDVGKFIDYSDSKVLLLSIWHAFHMKQYGRMVKYLSKLYEDKLSREILEEMLAVVNEKKWKHVHQQLSKLIVSSNPQGYRLF, encoded by the exons AAAACGGTTACGGCTGGGGAAGATGGCACTATTACCGGTCTTTCGGGCCGCAAGTTGCTATTGTCTAGCACGATGAAGTCTAAAAATGCTGCTGCGTCCGAGTACCGGGTGGGATTGAAAAGTGTGCATGATCTGTCTCCGTCACGGATTCGAGAGCGGATCTTAAACGATTTGAAGGTGAAGGAATGGGATAACCTGCACAAAAAGGCCTTGAGTGAGGCGGCACGTGAGCTGAGTGACTTCGACGCCAAAAACCCGTCTACGAACCTCACTGGCAAGGATAAACTGGCCAAGGAAGATCTCGAGCATACGTTGGAATTTTTAAATTCATGTGACAAAAAATTTGCCGATTTAAAAACCTCCTACGATTGCGTGCTCTTTCCGACGAAGGAAGGATGGATGGCGGTTATTGACACGACTGAAAAGGGTGATCTAGAAAATGCCGTGCACGTTCTGGAATATAGTCGTTCGTATCAAGTGGTGAACTTGGATGACTATCTCTCCGTATCGATAAACGTGCATGACGAGGGTAACGTGCTGGAAATTGTCGGGCTTTGCT CAAGCCATGGAACACATGTTGCCTCGATCGCCAGTGGTTACCATCCCGATGATCCCGAACTAAACGGCGTGGCTCCGGCAGCCAAGATCGTGTCGCTAACCATTGGCGACGGTCGATTGGAATCAATGGAGAGTGGAACGGCACTGATACGAGCAATCATTAAGGTGATGGAGCTGTGTGAGGCCGGTCGGAAGATCGATGTAATTAACATGAGCTACGGAGAACATGGCCATTGGTCGAATTCGGGGCGCGTTGGGGAGCTTATGAGCGAACTGGTCAATAGGTATGGCGTAGTGTGGGTAGCGTCGGCCGGTAATCACGGTCCGGCATTATGCACCATTGGCACACCTCCGGATATTAGCCAACCGAGCTGCGTGGGTGTCGGAGCATACGTGTCTCCCGAAATGATGGAAGCTGAATATGCACTACATCAGAAATTACCCGCAAATGTGTATACGTGGACGTCTCGCGATCCCTGCATCGATGGCGGGTTTGGGGTGACTGTGTGTGCTCCTGGTGCTGCGATTGCATCCGTGCCGCAGTTCACGATGTCTAAGGCTCAGTTGATGAACGGTACAAGTATGTCAGCTCCGCACGTTGCCGGATCAGTGGGCCTAATAATATCGGGATTGAAGCAAAAGTCCGTTAGTTACACTGCGTTCAGCATCAAGCGAGCATTGTGGAatacagcaacaaaaatcgaTTACGTAGACAAGTTCGCTCAGGGCAACGGGTTGCTAAACGTGGGTAAGGCTTTCGAGCATCTAACCACGTACAGTGGATTGTTGGAAAATAAGCTGCGCTTCGCTGTTACTGTCGGAAACAGCAATGCAAAAGGCATACACATGCGGCACGGAGTGCTTACCAAGGTGGAGGATTTTTCCGTCAATATTGAACCGGTATTTTTCAACGAGAAATTTGCCG ATGCTGCGGATAAGATTAATTTCAACGTACGGCTAACATTAATACCAACCGAATCGTGGATCCAGTGCGGCAGCTATCTAGATCTCTGCTACTCCGCGCGCAAAATATCGGTAAAAGTCGACCCGACAGGATTAGCACCAGGCGTTTACCGGGCGAGCGTGAAAGCTTACGATTCCTCCTGTCCTGAAAAGGGCGTTCTGTTTGAGATTCCAATCACGGTGGTGCAACCGCATGTTATCGATCCCAAATCGAACGAATTTGTTCGCCACGATTTACCCGTCGACTGCAAACCGCACACCATCATTCGCGATTTCATCCAGGTGCCGAAATATGCGACTTGGGCCGTTATTGAAATGCGTTCGGCAAACCCGAATGATACCGTTGGTGGCAAATTTTTCCTGCACACGGTACAGATATTGCCTATGAAATATTGCAAAGCGATGGAGATGCAAAAGATATTACCCGTTAACGGAACGGCATCTACTATCCAGCCGGTTCAAGTGGAG GGCGATCATATAATCGAGATTTGTATTGCCAAATTTTGGTCCAACTTTGGAACCTTGCCGCTGCGATACTCGGTTAAATTTCATGGCATTAGTCCACTGAATGGGT CCGTAATGCACAGTGCCAGTGGTATTCACCGGATCGATCTTACCGCTTTAACTAGTGAAGAGGTTCTCCCTGTAGTGTCATTGAAGAACGCGGCAATGGTTTTGCGGCCATCGGAAACTAAAGTCACTCCACTAACGACGCGGGACGTCATACATCCGGCTCGCCAAATTTATCAGATTTTGTTGACTTATCATTTGCACATGTCGAAAGGATATGATGTGGCTTTGTACACTCCGCTGTTTAGCAATATCCTATACGAAAGTGAATTTGAATCACAGTTCTGGATGGTGTTTGATGCCAATAAGATGATGGTGCGTTGTGGTGATGCTTATTCGTACGACAAGTATTTAAAGCTAGAAAAGGGTGATTATACCATCCGTCTCCAAGTGCGACATGAAAAGAAGGAGCTTCTCGAGAAACTGACCGAAGCGAATATGGTCGTTAATTTCAAATTAGCTAGCAATAGTCTGTCGGTAGATGTGTTCAAATCGTACAACCAAGTCTTGTccggagcgaaaaaaatgacCAATTGCTTCATGGTGGGCGGTACGTGTCGACCGATTTATCTTGCACCGATTAGCGCCGAGAGGCTGCAGAAAGCATCCATACCCTCGCAGTGCTCGTGGCTCGAGGGTAGCATTACCTATGCCAAAGAGgatatcataaaaaaatgcgtCGCGCATAATTTCCAATACGTATTGACTGAAGGACCTTCCGTGAAGAAGGCATCTGGAGGCAGTAACAATACTGGCAGTGCCGTCACCAACACTGCTGCTATCGTTACGAATGGCAACCATGTAGCAAACGGTTCAGGAAACGTTGTGACCGTTTCGAACGGGGTTGGAAATGGTTTAGCGAATGGTACAGCTTCAAAGGAAAGCAGAAGCAAGTGGGATGAATATTGTGAAGGGTTGCGTGATTTTCAGACGTCCCAGATTGCCAAACTGGACACGGAAAATGCAGATAATCTGTATCGTGCGGTGCTCAAGGATAATCCCAATCATCTAGCTGTTCATCTGGCAATGGCTGACCACTTCGATAGTACTGAATTGAAACATAATCTTCCTTACGCATTTTCGGCATCATTCGATCCGACCGATCCAACTTCTGCTACATTGTTGAAGGTTAAGCTACTGCGTATTGCTGAACTTGCTAATTCAGTACTGAAGGACGTGGATCAAAATGCTCTTCTTGCGTACTATGGAATGAAGGTTGATAACCGGTCGAATGCGTCGAAGATCAAAAT TCAAATggataaacaaaaacagctgCTATTGGATGCATGCCAACGAAAGTATATGGTTTTGTGCAAGCTTATGATAGTACACAATATCTATGATGCTCAGGACGTGAGCCAACCGGACTACTCAGAAGAGCTGGAGCAGCTGTATACTGATGTTGGCAAATTTATAGATTACAGTGACTCAAAG GTGTTGCTTCTATCGATATGGCATGCATTTCATATGAAGCAGTACGGGCGCATGGTGAAGTATTTGTCCAAACTGTACGAGGATAAGCTGAGCCGTGAAATACTGGAAGAAATGCTTGCCGTTGTCAATGAGAAGAAGTGGAAGCACGTTCACCAGCAGTTGTCCAAACTTATCGTATCGTCTAACCCTCAGGGATATCGACTTTTTTAA